In a single window of the Sander lucioperca isolate FBNREF2018 chromosome 19, SLUC_FBN_1.2, whole genome shotgun sequence genome:
- the zbtb25 gene encoding zinc finger and BTB domain-containing protein 25, giving the protein MEVSSHSIFLLQQLNVQREFGFLCDCTVAIGNVYFKAHRAVLAAFSNYFKMIFIHQSSECIKIQPTDIQPDVFSFLLHIMYTGVCPKQPVDQCRLQDGIKFLHAYQLCRKPGEGTPDATADMVRMSNLYGIQISSQLATKEAVGAAKSADSVSRGAQEDGRRGRSLAIGLEGIPSERQAALRNVCSVASGGDSDISTRVKQERVEEEEDGEEAQEAESQGSSPGFRERALALLCPRCGERCSSPEDLREHLFSHALDPTCLVEGLSQDAGAEQQPTVGAEQLDAGCLEEALRQSQALANQLAAELRRSRGGAGEGGATAATAGVLHSRKRKIACAVCSMRFSHKSQLQEHMYSHTGKPARHQRYNRLCSQLCHASAHFCEAAVAAGEGGAAAGEGGGLCEDANRDAQDNGSSCYSLDSEVSQESADGAAVE; this is encoded by the exons ATGGAGGTCTCCTCTCACAGCATCTTCCTGCTGCAGCAGCTTAATGTTCAGAGAGAATTCGGCTTCCTGTGCGACTGCACCGTCGCCATCGGCAACGTGTACTTTAAAGCTCACCGGGCCGTGCTCGCCGCCTTCTCCAACTACTTCAAGATGATCTTCATCCACCAGTCCAG CGAGTGTATAAAGATCCAGCCCACGGACATCCAGCCTGACGTCTTCAGCTTCCTGCTCCACATCATGTACACCGGCGTGTGTCCCAAGCAGCCGGTGGACCAATGCCGGCTGCAAGACGGCATCAAGTTCCTACACGCCTACCAGCTGTGCCGCAAACCTGGCGAGGGCACCCCCGACGCCACGGCCGACATGGTCCGCATGTCCAACCTGTACGGCATCCAGATCTCCTCGCAGTTGGCCACCAAGGAGGCCGTGGGGGCCGCAAAGAGCGCCGACAGCGTGTCCCGTGGCGCCCAGGAGGACGGACGGAGGGGGCGGTCCCTCGCCATCGGGCTGGAGGGGATCCCGTCGGAGCGCCAGGCCGCCCTGCGCAACGTGTGCTCCGTAGCGTCCGGAGGCGACTCGGACATCTCGACGCGCGTGAAGCAGGAgcgggtggaggaggaggaggacggtgAGGAAGCCCAGGAGGCGGAGTCTCAGGGCAGCAGCCCCGGCTTCAGAGAACGAGCGCTGGCGTTGCTTTGTCCGCGCTGTGGCGAGCGTTGCTCCTCCCCCGAGGACCTACGGGAGCACCTGTTCAGCCACGCCCTCGACCCCACCTGCCTCGTGGAGGGGCTGTCGCAGGACGCGGGCGCCGAGCAGCAGCCGACGGTTGGCGCCGAGCAGCTGGACGCTGGCTGTCTGGAGGAGGCGCTGAGACAGAGCCAGGCACTCGCCAATCAGCTGGCTGCTGAGCTGCGGAGGAGCAGAGGGGGGGCAGGGGAGGGCGGGGCCACGGCCGCCACCGCTGGCGTGCTGCACTCTCGTAAACGTAAGATCGCCTGCGCTGTGTGCAGCATGCGCTTCTCGCACAAGAGCCAGCTGCAAGAGCACATGTACAGCCACACGGGCAAGCCCGCACGCCATCAGCGGTACAACCGGCTCTGCAGCCAGCTCTGCCACGCCTCAGCACACTTCTGTGAGGCCGCCGTGGCCGCGGGCGAGGGTGGGGCCGCGGCCGGCGAGGGGGGCGGGCTCTGTGAGGACGCCAACAGAGACGCTCAGGACAACGGCAGCTCATGTTACTCGCTGGACTCTGAAGTCTCCCAGGAGAGCGCGGACGGTGCAGCGGTGGAGTGA
- the mthfd1a gene encoding C-1-tetrahydrofolate synthase, cytoplasmic → MLSLAALALRLPASGCQGRRRSIATVVSGNRTSKLVRERLQKEVEKMRSQFSGFRPGLVILQVGDRDDSNLYISSKLKAAAEIGIDARHLRLPNTATQNEVLQNILSANDNVSVHGLIVQLPLDSVNRIDTQLITNAISPEKDVDGLSCINAGKLSRGDLKDCFLPCTPYGCMELIRQTGVSVAGKHAVVIGRSKIVGAPMHDLLLWNHATVTTCHSQTRDLPQQVARADILVVGAGRAEMVRGDWLKQGAMVIDCGINHVPDETKASGKRVVGDVHYASANQRAGFITPVPGGVGPMTVAMLMQNTVQSAQRFLRNQKH, encoded by the exons aTGTTATCCTTGGCTGCCCTCGCGCTCCGTCTCCCAGCCTCTGGTTGCCAAGGAAGAAGGCGATCCATCGCAACTGTCGTCTCAGGGAACAGGACGTCCAA gttggTGAGGGAGCGACTGCAGAAGGAGGTGGAGAAGATGAGGAGTCAGTTCTCGGGGTTCAGACCTGGTCTGGTGATTCTGCAG GTGGGCGACAGAGACGACTCTAATCTGTACATCAGCTCCAAACTGAAGGCTGCAGCCGAG ATCGGAATCGATGCGAGACACCTGCGGCTGCCGAACACGGCGACACAGAACGAG GTTCTGCAGAACATCCTGTCAGCCAACGACAACGTGTCCGTCCACGGTCTGATCGTCCAGCTTCCTCTGGACTCTGTGAACCGCATCGACACGCAACTCATCACCAACGCCATCTCTCCGGAGAAGGACGTGGACGG tctgagCTGTATCAATGCAGGGAAGTTGTCTCGAGGAGATCTGAAGGACTGCTTCCTCCCCTGCACCCCGTACGGCTGCATGGAGCtcatcagacagacag GCGTGTCTGTGGCGGGGAAACACGCCGTGGTGATTGGCCGCAGTAAGATCGTCGGGGCGCCGATGCACGACCTGCTGCTGTGGAACCACGCCACCGTGACCACCTGTCATTCACAGACCCGCGACTTGCCCCAACAG GTGGCCCGGGCTGATATCCTGGTGGTGGGGGCGGGCAGAGCTGAGATGGTGAGAGGTGATTGGCTGAAGCAGGGAGCCATGGTCATTGACTGTGGAATCAACCACGTACCAG ACGAGACGAAGGCAAGCGGTAAACGGGTCGTCGGAGATGTCCACTACGCCtcggccaatcagagagcaggaTTCATCACACCTGTTCCAGGAGGGGTGGGGCCGATGACAGTGGCCATGCTCATGCAG aacACGGTGCAGAGCGCTCAGCGTTTCCTCCGGAACCAGAAACACTGA